The following coding sequences lie in one Rhodothermales bacterium genomic window:
- the surE gene encoding 5'/3'-nucleotidase SurE: METNTDGGGPLILITNDDGIDAHGIRVLTSSLNGLGTRYVVAPREEQSGVSHAITIRQPVRIVQRDGGVFGEGVEAYAVTGTPADCVKMAIDHILPRKPDLVVSGINQGPNAAVNILYSGTVSAALEASVMGLDAIAFSLNAWTGGDFESAGAYARRIVETALQRKLPSGVLLNVNVPNLPYNEIKGIAITAQAKSRWEDSFVEHRDPFDRPYYWIAGNFVNLDTGDHTDLAALEAGYVSVTPVHSDLTAYEFVDHLKGWGM, encoded by the coding sequence ACAAACGACGATGGGATCGACGCACACGGCATCCGGGTGCTGACTTCGTCCCTCAACGGGTTGGGGACGCGGTATGTCGTTGCGCCGCGGGAAGAGCAGAGCGGCGTATCGCACGCCATCACCATACGCCAGCCGGTTCGCATCGTGCAGCGGGACGGCGGCGTGTTCGGGGAGGGGGTGGAGGCCTACGCCGTCACGGGCACGCCGGCGGATTGCGTCAAGATGGCCATCGATCACATCCTGCCCCGGAAACCGGACCTCGTGGTGAGCGGCATCAACCAGGGGCCGAATGCCGCCGTGAACATCCTGTATTCAGGCACCGTCAGCGCGGCGCTTGAAGCCTCGGTGATGGGGCTCGATGCGATCGCTTTTTCCCTCAACGCGTGGACGGGGGGCGACTTCGAGTCGGCCGGCGCCTACGCGCGCCGCATCGTGGAAACGGCGCTCCAGCGCAAACTGCCATCGGGGGTTCTCCTCAACGTGAACGTCCCGAACCTGCCCTATAACGAGATCAAGGGCATCGCCATCACGGCGCAGGCCAAATCGCGCTGGGAGGACTCGTTTGTCGAACACCGTGACCCGTTCGACCGGCCGTATTACTGGATCGCCGGCAACTTCGTCAACCTGGACACTGGCGATCACACGGATCTGGCGGCGCTGGAAGCCGGCTATGTCTCGGTGACGCCGGTGCATTCGGATCTGACGGCGTACGAGTTCGTGGATCATTTGAAGGGTTGGGGGATGTGA